Proteins encoded by one window of Leptospira barantonii:
- the acpS gene encoding holo-ACP synthase, with the protein MKISVGNDIVENSRIRDLLEKHGERFLKRVFSESEREYCSNRKDPIPHLSGRFCVKEAFIKAIEPGDKVILDMREIELFGKEFGKKELVLHGKSKELFLTKGYSGCSVSISHAENYSTAVVVLYKE; encoded by the coding sequence ATGAAGATTTCCGTAGGCAACGATATCGTAGAAAATTCAAGAATCCGGGACCTTTTGGAAAAACACGGAGAACGTTTTTTAAAACGGGTTTTTTCCGAATCCGAACGGGAATACTGTTCCAATCGAAAAGATCCGATTCCTCATCTAAGCGGAAGGTTCTGCGTCAAGGAAGCGTTCATCAAGGCGATCGAACCGGGAGACAAGGTCATTCTCGACATGAGGGAAATCGAACTTTTCGGAAAGGAATTCGGAAAAAAAGAATTGGTACTCCATGGAAAATCCAAAGAATTGTTTCTTACCAAAGGTTACAGCGGTTGTTCGGTTTCGATCAGCCACGCTGAGAACTATTCGACCGCAGTCGTGGTGCTTTATAAGGAGTGA
- a CDS encoding tetratricopeptide repeat protein yields MISETMKQTIQFYNEGLSLYKVRKFTEALEKFKKASELTPDDGPSKKYIGRCQAFIATPPPEDWDGVFEMKTK; encoded by the coding sequence ATGATCTCGGAAACAATGAAACAGACCATTCAGTTTTACAACGAGGGTTTGAGTTTATACAAAGTCAGAAAGTTTACGGAAGCCTTAGAAAAATTTAAAAAGGCCAGCGAGTTGACTCCGGACGACGGGCCGTCCAAAAAATACATCGGCCGATGCCAGGCATTTATCGCAACTCCTCCTCCCGAAGACTGGGACGGAGTTTTTGAAATGAAAACGAAATAA
- a CDS encoding bactofilin family protein, with protein sequence MSKKPATRTARPITEYGAISTVLGRETSFSGILNFQKPLEISGEFQGEIESEGFLLVSEGAKVRANIKAGTVIVGGEITGNVIATQKLEMLATGKVNGNIKTSKLQIADGVIFDGNCEMIQPNKD encoded by the coding sequence ATGTCCAAAAAACCCGCAACCAGAACCGCTCGTCCCATCACGGAATACGGAGCAATTTCCACCGTTCTCGGAAGAGAAACTTCCTTTTCCGGAATTTTAAACTTCCAAAAGCCCCTTGAAATCTCCGGAGAGTTTCAAGGCGAGATCGAATCCGAAGGATTCCTCCTTGTAAGCGAGGGCGCTAAGGTCCGCGCGAACATCAAAGCCGGCACCGTGATCGTAGGCGGAGAAATTACCGGAAACGTAATCGCGACCCAAAAGCTCGAAATGCTCGCGACCGGAAAGGTAAACGGAAATATCAAAACTTCCAAACTACAAATTGCAGACGGAGTGATCTTTGACGGGAACTGTGAAATGATCCAGCCCAATAAAGATTGA
- the rpsB gene encoding 30S ribosomal protein S2 → MSVISMKNLLETGVHFGHQTRKWNPKMAPYVFTARNGIHIIDLQKTVQKAKEAYDALKKQTSDGKKVLFVGTKKQARGAIEREAIRSNMFFINNRWPGGLLTNWNTVKKSIARLKKLEGMEADNSFEKEVKTKKEVLTLRRELEKLRKTLGGIKDMATIPEIMFVIDPKKEEIAVKEARKLGLTIFAVVDTNCDPELIDYPIPGNDDAIRAISLFLETMSNAVIEGTGGVVEQPRFSEDLDSEALALEYQGEYDESGKFIMDEDADAKKAKAAAEEAAKAAAEAGASTTVEVDKKD, encoded by the coding sequence ATGTCAGTGATTTCAATGAAAAACCTTCTGGAAACCGGAGTACACTTCGGACACCAGACTCGCAAATGGAATCCCAAAATGGCGCCGTATGTTTTTACGGCAAGAAACGGGATTCACATCATCGATCTTCAAAAGACCGTTCAAAAAGCGAAAGAAGCTTACGACGCTCTGAAGAAGCAAACTTCCGACGGAAAGAAAGTTCTCTTTGTCGGAACAAAGAAACAAGCGAGAGGCGCGATCGAAAGAGAAGCGATCCGCTCCAATATGTTCTTTATCAATAACCGTTGGCCGGGTGGTCTTCTTACAAACTGGAACACAGTTAAGAAGAGTATCGCACGTCTGAAAAAACTCGAAGGTATGGAAGCCGATAACAGCTTCGAGAAAGAAGTAAAAACTAAAAAAGAAGTTCTTACCCTGAGAAGAGAGTTGGAAAAACTCCGCAAAACTCTCGGCGGGATCAAGGACATGGCTACCATCCCTGAAATTATGTTTGTGATCGATCCTAAAAAGGAAGAGATCGCAGTGAAAGAAGCCCGCAAACTCGGTCTTACCATCTTCGCAGTGGTTGATACCAACTGTGACCCTGAGCTGATCGATTATCCGATTCCGGGTAACGACGACGCGATCCGCGCGATTTCCCTATTCCTCGAAACCATGTCTAACGCGGTGATCGAAGGAACCGGCGGAGTCGTGGAACAACCAAGATTCAGCGAAGACTTAGATTCCGAAGCTCTGGCTCTGGAATACCAAGGTGAGTATGATGAAAGCGGTAAGTTCATTATGGACGAAGACGCGGACGCTAAAAAAGCCAAAGCCGCGGCAGAAGAAGCCGCTAAAGCGGCGGCAGAGGCTGGCGCCAGCACCACTGTAGAAGTGGATAAAAAAGATTAA
- the tsf gene encoding translation elongation factor Ts — MAVTTDLIRELRERTSAGMMDCKKALEENNADIEKAITWLREKGIAKAAKKAGRETKEGRVVSYIHGNGKIGVLVELNSETDFVSKNEDFEALGKEICMQIAAMNPLYLNEESIPAEDLEKEKGIMRAQLEAEGKKAEQIEKILPGKIKKYISEACLVNQSFFKDDSKTIDDLVKEAIAKFGENIILARFVRFQVGGL; from the coding sequence ATGGCAGTAACCACAGATTTAATCAGAGAACTCAGAGAGAGAACCAGCGCAGGGATGATGGACTGCAAAAAGGCTCTCGAAGAAAACAACGCGGATATCGAAAAGGCGATCACTTGGCTTCGTGAAAAAGGGATCGCTAAAGCCGCTAAAAAAGCGGGAAGAGAAACCAAAGAAGGTAGAGTAGTTTCCTACATTCACGGTAACGGAAAAATCGGAGTTCTTGTCGAACTGAACTCCGAAACCGACTTCGTTTCTAAAAACGAAGACTTCGAAGCTCTTGGAAAAGAAATCTGCATGCAGATCGCGGCGATGAATCCTCTTTATCTCAACGAAGAATCCATTCCTGCGGAAGATCTGGAAAAGGAAAAAGGAATCATGAGAGCTCAGCTGGAAGCGGAAGGCAAGAAAGCGGAGCAAATCGAAAAGATTCTTCCCGGAAAGATCAAGAAATACATTTCCGAGGCTTGTCTCGTAAATCAGTCCTTCTTCAAAGACGATTCCAAAACCATCGACGACCTAGTAAAGGAAGCGATTGCGAAATTCGGTGAGAATATCATTCTCGCTCGTTTCGTCCGCTTTCAGGTGGGTGGACTCTAA
- the pyrH gene encoding UMP kinase: MGTEAKYKRILIKLSGEALAGEGEFGIDTNKAHSLAEEIKEVHDLGVEIALVVGGGNIIRGTNLAKAGIDRATADYMGMLATIQNALALQDACEKKGLYTRVQSAIEINSIAESYIRRRAVRHLEKRRIVIFAGGTGNPYFTTDTTASLRAVEVGCDVILKATKVDGVYTADPKKDTTAQRYSQISFMESINRRLKVMDSTALSLCMENNMSIIVFDIFKRGNLKYLITGNNIGTLISNSEDIQIDGK, from the coding sequence TTGGGAACGGAAGCGAAGTATAAGAGAATTCTAATCAAGCTCTCCGGAGAGGCTCTCGCCGGAGAGGGAGAATTCGGGATCGATACCAACAAGGCCCATTCTCTCGCGGAAGAAATTAAAGAAGTTCACGACCTCGGAGTGGAAATCGCTCTTGTGGTCGGGGGCGGAAACATCATTCGCGGAACGAATCTCGCAAAAGCGGGAATCGATCGCGCGACCGCCGACTACATGGGAATGTTGGCGACCATTCAGAACGCTCTCGCTCTTCAAGACGCCTGCGAAAAAAAAGGACTTTATACAAGAGTTCAATCGGCGATCGAAATCAATTCCATCGCGGAAAGTTACATTCGCAGACGCGCCGTTCGTCACCTTGAAAAAAGAAGAATCGTGATCTTTGCCGGAGGAACCGGTAACCCTTATTTCACAACGGATACGACCGCAAGTCTTAGAGCAGTCGAAGTAGGTTGTGACGTGATTCTCAAAGCGACGAAAGTCGACGGGGTTTACACCGCGGATCCTAAAAAAGATACTACGGCTCAACGTTATTCTCAGATTTCATTTATGGAATCCATCAATCGCAGATTGAAGGTTATGGATTCCACCGCTCTCAGTTTGTGTATGGAAAACAACATGTCCATCATCGTTTTCGATATTTTTAAACGCGGGAACCTCAAATACCTGATTACCGGAAACAACATCGGAACCCTGATCTCTAACTCGGAGGACATTCAAATCGATGGCAAGTGA
- the frr gene encoding ribosome recycling factor: protein MASEEIISGMKTKMDKTIDLVKKDFGTIRTGRANPSLVEDIRVDYYGTLTPINQLGNISVPEPRILVISPYDKGVMKDIEKAIQTSGLGLQPSNDGVVIRIIIPELTGERRKELAKVVKSKSEEKKVAIRNIRRDAMEDLKKHTEGMSKDEIQTVQDQIQKITDSYVDKISALTAEKEKEITTI, encoded by the coding sequence ATGGCAAGTGAAGAAATCATTTCTGGAATGAAGACCAAGATGGATAAAACCATCGACCTCGTGAAAAAAGATTTCGGGACCATTCGTACCGGAAGAGCGAATCCTTCTCTCGTGGAAGACATTCGAGTCGACTACTACGGAACCTTAACTCCGATCAATCAGCTTGGAAACATCTCCGTTCCCGAGCCGAGAATTCTCGTGATTTCCCCGTACGATAAGGGAGTCATGAAGGATATCGAAAAAGCGATCCAGACTTCCGGTCTCGGCTTACAACCGTCTAACGACGGTGTGGTGATTCGTATCATCATTCCCGAGTTAACCGGTGAACGACGCAAAGAACTTGCAAAAGTCGTAAAGTCCAAGTCCGAAGAGAAAAAAGTCGCGATTCGTAACATCCGCAGAGACGCGATGGAAGATCTTAAAAAACATACCGAAGGTATGTCTAAAGACGAGATTCAAACCGTTCAGGATCAGATTCAAAAAATCACGGATTCTTATGTGGATAAAATTTCCGCTCTGACTGCAGAGAAGGAAAAGGAAATCACTACGATCTAA
- a CDS encoding isoprenyl transferase, translating into MDGNGRWATARGKSRSEGHREGANAIDRLMDASLELGLKNISLYAFSTENWKRPITEIRSIFGLLIEFIETRLDTIHERGIRIHHSGSRKKLTRGVLDKIDFAIDKTKKNKNLTVNFCLNYGSRDELLRAAQELFLERKRSKVSFEKPVKEKELEKFLYTSTLPPVDLLIRTAGEQRLSNFLLWQSAYAELYFTDTLWPDFDKTSLVDSLKWYETRTRKFGGLTNG; encoded by the coding sequence ATGGACGGCAACGGCAGATGGGCCACCGCCCGAGGAAAATCCAGATCGGAAGGTCATCGGGAAGGTGCCAACGCGATCGATCGTCTGATGGACGCGAGTTTAGAGCTGGGCCTAAAGAATATTTCCTTATACGCGTTCTCGACCGAGAACTGGAAACGACCGATCACCGAAATCCGTTCCATCTTCGGTCTTCTCATCGAATTTATAGAAACCCGTTTGGACACGATTCACGAACGTGGAATCAGAATTCATCATTCCGGTAGCCGAAAAAAATTAACCCGAGGCGTTTTGGACAAGATCGACTTCGCGATCGACAAAACCAAAAAGAACAAAAACCTCACGGTCAACTTTTGTTTGAACTACGGTTCACGGGACGAACTTCTACGGGCGGCTCAGGAGCTGTTTTTGGAAAGAAAACGGTCCAAAGTTTCCTTTGAAAAGCCCGTGAAAGAAAAGGAACTCGAAAAATTTTTATATACGTCCACCCTTCCTCCCGTAGATTTACTGATCAGAACGGCGGGGGAGCAAAGGCTCTCGAACTTTTTATTATGGCAGTCCGCATATGCGGAACTGTATTTTACCGATACTCTCTGGCCGGATTTTGACAAAACATCTCTGGTGGATTCCTTAAAATGGTACGAAACCAGAACCCGAAAATTCGGAGGACTTACGAATGGGTGA
- a CDS encoding phosphatidate cytidylyltransferase yields the protein MGETSKRLASAAVLVVLYLFMIFYAGYYYLQTYLILLVGGYVGIKEFYNLADRGDDGKPFRGTGTFFMFLILTFYYFRFMGAQNKFEPPLFFLMHIKYFIPPFDAVPAALLLLFIITFTLQITRRPLDGAIFSVSSTFLGVFYTAVPLGHLMLLLGMGQGIYYIILVSVITFLTDAGAYFGGRWFGRHPAGLAISPKKTWEGYATGIVTAIGSVFIFNAIWENFTHTASAISGVEVFLISVIISLVSVIGDLLESAMKRDAKIKDSGSLIPGHGGMLDLADALLITIPVLYYYLQIKGNLGFQV from the coding sequence ATGGGTGAAACGTCCAAAAGACTCGCTTCTGCGGCTGTGCTCGTAGTACTTTATCTTTTTATGATATTCTATGCGGGTTATTATTACCTGCAGACTTATTTGATTCTTCTTGTAGGCGGCTACGTCGGAATCAAGGAATTTTACAATCTTGCGGATCGCGGGGACGACGGTAAACCGTTTCGGGGAACGGGAACGTTCTTTATGTTTCTCATTCTCACGTTTTATTATTTCCGTTTTATGGGCGCTCAGAACAAGTTCGAGCCGCCGCTTTTCTTTTTGATGCATATCAAGTATTTCATTCCGCCGTTCGACGCGGTTCCTGCGGCTCTGCTTTTGCTGTTTATCATAACGTTTACTCTGCAGATCACCAGACGCCCGTTAGACGGAGCGATCTTTTCGGTTTCTTCCACGTTTCTCGGAGTGTTTTACACCGCGGTTCCTCTCGGACATCTGATGCTTTTACTCGGAATGGGGCAGGGGATCTACTACATCATTCTCGTTTCCGTGATCACATTCTTAACCGATGCGGGCGCGTATTTCGGAGGAAGATGGTTCGGAAGACATCCGGCCGGTCTTGCGATTTCCCCTAAAAAAACCTGGGAAGGTTACGCGACCGGGATCGTCACCGCGATCGGTTCGGTTTTTATCTTCAACGCGATCTGGGAAAATTTCACACACACGGCTTCGGCGATTTCCGGAGTGGAAGTATTTTTGATTTCGGTTATCATTTCTCTCGTGAGTGTGATCGGCGACTTATTGGAATCCGCTATGAAACGAGACGCAAAGATTAAGGATTCGGGTTCTTTGATTCCGGGTCACGGAGGAATGCTCGATCTCGCGGACGCTCTTTTGATCACCATTCCCGTGTTGTATTATTATCTCCAAATCAAGGGGAATCTTGGATTCCAAGTCTAA
- the dxr gene encoding 1-deoxy-D-xylulose-5-phosphate reductoisomerase produces the protein MTTSVCLLGASGSVGESTLKVLRVYPEEFRLHSFSVHSNLEKAKEIQKEFSPDFICVSDNRADKSVLGNKIGKTQILYGESSLSDLVKEPDVQIVITAIVGSVGLRPTIAAITAGKRLGIANKETLVTSGPLINSLIAKHNTKVVPVDSEHNALFQLLESVNKNALERIILTASGGSFRDLPIEQIAYVTKEQALHHPTWNMGPKITVDSNGMINKGLEVIEAHFLFGVPYEKIGVVVHPQSVAHGIIELKDGASFVYASYPDMIFPIAHSLFHPEPVPKLLRSHPATDWGKLEFREPDPKRYPGLGLAFEAGKAGGTAPCIFNAANEAAVELFLKDGIRFAEIPDYIRAALDEIPIEFPDSLEEYEEVDRIARETVRKLKARKAVSAC, from the coding sequence ATGACAACCTCCGTCTGTCTTCTGGGTGCGTCGGGTTCCGTAGGAGAATCCACTCTAAAGGTACTGCGCGTCTACCCGGAAGAATTCAGACTTCATTCTTTCAGCGTTCATTCCAATCTTGAAAAAGCGAAAGAGATTCAGAAAGAATTCTCCCCCGACTTTATCTGCGTTAGCGACAACCGCGCGGACAAATCCGTTCTCGGAAACAAAATCGGTAAAACACAAATCCTTTACGGAGAATCTTCCCTATCCGATCTCGTAAAAGAACCCGACGTGCAGATCGTGATCACCGCGATCGTGGGTTCGGTGGGTTTGCGCCCGACCATCGCCGCGATCACCGCCGGAAAAAGATTAGGAATCGCTAATAAAGAAACGTTAGTCACGTCTGGACCTCTCATCAATTCCTTGATTGCAAAACACAACACGAAGGTCGTTCCGGTCGACTCGGAACACAACGCACTCTTTCAACTTCTCGAATCGGTAAACAAAAACGCTCTGGAAAGAATCATTCTCACCGCGTCGGGCGGGTCATTTCGGGACTTACCGATCGAACAGATCGCGTACGTCACAAAGGAACAAGCTCTTCATCATCCTACTTGGAACATGGGTCCGAAGATCACGGTCGATTCCAACGGAATGATCAACAAAGGTTTGGAAGTCATCGAAGCGCATTTTTTGTTCGGTGTTCCGTATGAAAAGATCGGAGTTGTGGTTCATCCGCAAAGTGTGGCGCACGGAATCATAGAACTCAAGGACGGAGCTTCCTTTGTTTACGCTTCTTATCCGGATATGATCTTTCCGATCGCACATTCTCTCTTTCATCCGGAACCTGTCCCGAAATTACTTCGGTCTCATCCTGCAACGGATTGGGGCAAACTCGAATTCAGAGAACCCGATCCTAAACGGTATCCGGGGCTGGGGCTCGCATTCGAAGCGGGAAAAGCGGGCGGAACGGCTCCCTGTATTTTTAACGCGGCCAACGAAGCGGCCGTGGAATTGTTCTTAAAGGACGGAATTCGTTTTGCGGAAATTCCCGATTACATTCGGGCCGCGTTAGACGAAATTCCGATCGAGTTTCCGGATTCTCTCGAGGAATACGAGGAAGTCGATCGAATCGCCCGAGAAACCGTCAGAAAACTGAAAGCAAGGAAGGCAGTATCCGCATGTTAA
- a CDS encoding site-2 protease family protein, with protein MLIMVLGAVFMLAISIFIHELGHLLCGMLVGVKARIFSIGYGRGIWKKKVGETTYQITAIPVGGYVLFKGDDYGGEVKGEPGELLSTPPLKRMIPVLGGPLFNLFLGFGILLVLNFLGHNPPGNRIFIDPADQEFSAAYQSGLRTGDRILNIDGNKTEKFEDIVTNVGLSSGNALKIQGERDGKALEWSVTPRIVYNPKRSSGIPTIGVEPFGDRRVVATFSYTEQFQHWLSSKLDKTHEAENYYQERLKKAVEGRDIPAEVLLEKEKEEKENLLRSRALSYLNDGDVIQSINGKTISTVGELQKILGEHQNQKVSIVIDRKTYPLVNPWSTENVTVEVPVLGANILEFKNLRDQKYPELKLESYQFASYDPELGQKLLNLAVDGKTFPSFEELLAYIKNKNGETITVDMGNLRLEAEPKIRPIGLLGFRPNMKFNPEPMARDLGFFESFTVAGKDVYENVETTLKGIGMLFSGILSVKDSLSGPVGIVSYAGISLEIGWETYLEFVARISIALMIMNLLPIPMADGGHIVLYAYEAITGRPLPGKVIESIFRIGFLFLLGLGLYVTFNDVMRIF; from the coding sequence ATGTTAATCATGGTATTAGGCGCCGTATTTATGTTGGCGATTTCTATTTTTATCCACGAGTTGGGTCATCTTCTTTGCGGAATGCTCGTTGGCGTTAAGGCGAGAATTTTTTCGATCGGATACGGAAGAGGGATTTGGAAAAAGAAGGTCGGTGAAACGACCTATCAGATCACGGCGATCCCGGTCGGAGGTTACGTTCTTTTTAAGGGAGACGATTACGGCGGAGAAGTAAAGGGAGAACCGGGCGAACTTCTTTCCACACCACCTCTCAAAAGAATGATCCCCGTTCTCGGCGGACCTCTGTTCAACCTATTTCTAGGTTTTGGAATATTATTAGTTTTGAATTTTCTCGGACACAATCCTCCGGGAAACAGAATCTTCATCGATCCCGCCGATCAGGAATTCTCCGCCGCGTATCAATCGGGGCTTAGAACCGGGGATAGAATTTTAAACATCGACGGAAACAAAACCGAAAAGTTCGAAGACATCGTGACTAACGTAGGTTTGTCCTCCGGAAACGCACTCAAGATCCAAGGCGAACGCGACGGCAAGGCGCTGGAATGGAGCGTAACTCCTCGCATCGTATACAATCCGAAACGTTCTTCCGGAATTCCCACGATCGGCGTGGAACCGTTCGGAGACAGAAGAGTGGTCGCGACGTTCAGTTATACGGAACAGTTTCAACACTGGCTTTCTTCCAAACTCGATAAAACGCATGAAGCGGAGAATTACTACCAAGAACGTCTGAAAAAAGCCGTAGAAGGCAGAGACATTCCCGCGGAAGTTCTTTTGGAAAAAGAAAAGGAAGAAAAGGAAAATCTTCTTCGTTCCCGAGCGCTCAGTTACTTAAACGACGGGGACGTGATTCAAAGCATCAACGGAAAAACGATTTCGACGGTTGGCGAACTTCAGAAAATTCTCGGGGAACACCAAAACCAAAAAGTCAGCATCGTCATCGATCGTAAAACCTATCCTTTGGTCAATCCTTGGTCCACCGAAAACGTGACCGTGGAAGTTCCGGTACTCGGAGCGAATATATTAGAATTTAAGAATTTAAGAGATCAAAAATATCCCGAGCTGAAACTCGAATCGTATCAGTTCGCAAGTTACGATCCCGAACTCGGTCAAAAACTTTTGAACTTGGCCGTGGACGGAAAAACGTTCCCGAGTTTCGAAGAACTTCTCGCTTATATCAAAAACAAAAACGGCGAAACGATCACCGTGGATATGGGAAATCTCAGATTGGAAGCCGAACCGAAAATTCGTCCGATCGGACTTCTCGGATTCAGACCGAACATGAAGTTCAATCCGGAGCCGATGGCGCGCGATCTCGGATTTTTCGAGTCGTTCACCGTTGCGGGAAAGGACGTTTATGAAAACGTGGAAACCACTCTCAAGGGAATCGGTATGTTGTTCTCCGGAATTCTTTCCGTAAAGGACAGCCTTTCCGGACCGGTGGGAATCGTTTCCTACGCGGGAATCAGTTTGGAGATCGGATGGGAAACCTATCTCGAGTTTGTCGCAAGGATCTCGATTGCTCTGATGATAATGAATTTACTTCCCATTCCGATGGCGGACGGTGGACATATCGTATTGTATGCGTATGAAGCGATCACCGGAAGACCACTTCCGGGAAAAGTGATCGAGTCGATCTTTCGAATCGGATTTTTATTCTTACTCGGGCTCGGACTCTACGTCACCTTCAACGATGTAATGCGAATTTTCTAA
- a CDS encoding proline--tRNA ligase codes for MKASKYILPTEKENPADAVVASHRLMIRAGLARKSSAGLYFYLPLGLKILQKIKQIVREEMNNTGALEFDLPILTPSELWEQSGRWNAMGKEMFRIKDRHDLSYALGPTHEESFSSLVKPLLKSYKDLPINVYQIQTKFRDEIRPRFGVIRSREFVMKDAYSFHIDEASLDETYQAMRVAYRKIFDRCGLKTIPVQADSGSMGGSASEEFMVVSPIGEETLLLCNSCGYSSNSEKTPFIFKKENIAPAKLAEKKEIATPGKKTIAEVSALLGITEAETIKAVALKSDKKKILVYLRGDLELNLHKLHSLLRIVDSEPMTDAEIRELELVPGFIAPIAPNDKVKVLYDRSLQKDYPYVVGSNKEDFHTQGFVLEKEISGLPEFADVALAREGDLCPNCGTPLKAEKGIEVGHIFKLGEKYTKAFGIQVLDQNGKARTLTMGCYGIGVNRTMATVIEQCNEDKGIFWPISIAPFEVTLVSITKGEEQYSKAEEFYNVLKNEGIEIFWDDRDVGPGFKLKDSELIGFPIRVTIGKKFFENGEISIYNRKTDKEESFAFTGFEDLVARVEALRQELFGELE; via the coding sequence ATGAAAGCATCGAAATATATTCTTCCCACAGAAAAAGAAAATCCTGCGGACGCGGTAGTCGCGTCCCATCGTCTTATGATCCGCGCGGGACTTGCACGCAAGTCTTCGGCGGGTTTGTATTTTTATCTTCCTCTCGGACTTAAGATTCTTCAAAAGATCAAACAGATCGTTCGCGAAGAAATGAACAACACAGGCGCGCTGGAATTCGATCTTCCGATTTTAACTCCTTCCGAACTTTGGGAACAAAGCGGAAGATGGAACGCGATGGGAAAGGAAATGTTCCGCATCAAGGACAGACACGATCTTTCTTATGCGCTCGGACCCACACACGAAGAATCCTTTAGCTCTCTCGTAAAACCTTTGTTGAAATCATACAAGGATCTTCCGATCAACGTATATCAGATCCAAACCAAATTCCGCGACGAGATTCGTCCTCGTTTCGGTGTGATTCGTTCTAGAGAATTCGTGATGAAGGACGCGTATTCCTTTCATATCGACGAGGCTTCTCTCGACGAAACGTATCAAGCGATGCGAGTCGCTTACAGAAAAATTTTCGATCGTTGCGGATTGAAAACGATTCCGGTCCAAGCGGATTCTGGAAGTATGGGCGGCTCCGCGTCGGAAGAATTTATGGTAGTTTCTCCCATCGGAGAAGAAACATTACTTTTATGTAATTCTTGCGGATACAGCTCGAACAGCGAAAAAACTCCGTTCATATTCAAAAAAGAGAATATAGCTCCGGCCAAACTCGCCGAAAAAAAAGAGATCGCAACTCCCGGTAAGAAGACGATCGCGGAAGTCAGCGCGCTTTTGGGAATCACGGAAGCCGAAACGATCAAAGCGGTCGCGCTGAAATCGGATAAGAAAAAGATTCTCGTCTATTTGCGCGGGGATCTTGAACTCAATCTTCATAAACTACATTCTCTGCTCAGAATCGTGGACTCGGAACCGATGACCGACGCGGAAATCCGCGAACTCGAACTCGTCCCCGGTTTTATCGCACCGATTGCACCGAACGACAAGGTAAAAGTTTTATACGACCGTTCTTTGCAAAAAGATTATCCGTATGTGGTCGGCTCGAACAAAGAAGACTTTCATACACAGGGTTTCGTTCTCGAAAAAGAAATTTCCGGACTTCCCGAATTCGCCGATGTCGCATTAGCAAGAGAAGGGGATCTTTGTCCGAACTGTGGAACTCCTCTCAAAGCCGAAAAAGGAATCGAAGTAGGACATATCTTCAAACTCGGCGAAAAATACACGAAGGCTTTCGGGATTCAGGTTCTGGATCAAAACGGAAAAGCCAGAACTCTTACGATGGGTTGTTACGGAATTGGGGTCAACCGCACGATGGCTACCGTCATCGAACAGTGCAACGAAGATAAAGGAATTTTCTGGCCGATCAGCATCGCACCTTTCGAAGTCACACTCGTGAGCATCACAAAAGGCGAGGAACAGTATTCCAAAGCGGAAGAATTTTATAATGTTCTAAAGAACGAAGGAATCGAAATTTTCTGGGACGACCGCGACGTGGGACCCGGATTCAAACTCAAGGATTCCGAACTGATCGGATTTCCGATCCGAGTTACGATCGGAAAAAAATTCTTCGAAAACGGAGAGATCTCGATCTACAACCGCAAGACCGATAAAGAAGAATCTTTTGCGTTCACCGGATTCGAGGATCTTGTCGCAAGAGTGGAAGCGCTTCGTCAGGAGCTCTTCGGCGAATTGGAGTAG